DNA sequence from the Myxococcus guangdongensis genome:
GGCCAGATGGCGCCGGAATCGTTCAACAGTGGTCTGACGCGACGCGCAGATTCAGCAAGTGGCATGCCACGACTGCGTGACATCCCGGGGGCCTCCGTGGGGTCCTTGAGTGGCTCGAACCCGTTGGAATGGCTGGTCTTTTTCTGACATCGCGGTGGGTGCCCATCGTGGCCAGACACCCTCCCCCCGTTGGAGGCCCGGTGAATTCGCCCGAAACCGTGACATTGGTGTCCGGGATTCCATCACCGCCTCCGCCGCCGCCCATCACCGTGACGCGCTTCGTAACGAAGCGTGTCTTCCATGCAACACGGGGGCGTCCATAGCGCAAGGAACTGGCTGGAAGCAAACACGCCCCGTATGAGCACCCGTCGTGGGGGCTTGCGTCATACGGTGCGCGTGGGCGTGGGTCCCCGCAACCCCGCGACAGGAGGCTCAGCGGGGCGCGGCGCTCACGAACCTGTCCCTCAGGGCCTCGGCCTCCTGGCGATCGAAGCCCCTGCCCTGCAGGAGGGTGCGGCGGCTGACGGCGTGGAAGGTGGACTCGAGCGTCTGGCTGAAGCGGCGCAGGTCCTCGGCGAGGCGGGAGCGGATGCCGGGGCCCTCGGGCGGCCAGGGCAGCTCCACCAGGAGCGCGGTGAAGCGGTCGAAGGCGTCGTAGTCCGCGTAGCGCAGGAGCTGGTAGCCGCCGTCGTGGAAGTACGCCAGGAAGCTCTTGAGCGCGTCCAGGGCCCGCTCGGCGGCGGGGACGTCGTCGGCGCGCAGGTGGCCCTCGGCGGCGCGGCACAGCTGGGCGTAGACCCACAGGTCCTTGCGCAGCCGCAGCGCGGCGTCCTGGGGACTCACCAGTTGGTCAAAGACGCCGTCCGTCAGGCCGCCATTGGGCGCGAGCGACTCCACCAGGGCGACGAGCTGCGAGCGCAGAAGCGTGGCGAAGGCGGCGGCGGCGCGCTGGGGCGCGTCCGGCTCGCGGTCCACGTGGGCGAGCACCTCCCGGCCGATGCGCTCGGCCTCCTTGGCCAGGTCGCGCGCGCCCCGCAGGGCGGCCGCCTGGAGCGCCTTGGAGCCCGCCCTGGGCGACAGCTCCGCGTGCATCCACGTGGCCAGGGCGTGCGTCTCACTGCGCACCAGGGCCAGCAGCACCCGGACGCGGCGCGGCACGGGCGGCGTGGCCTCCGCGTCCACGTAGGACAGGTAGTGCAACAGTCGGAACAGGCCCAGGAAGGCGGTGGCGAAGGCGGTGCGCGGCTCCTCTGACATCTGTGACAGGGTGTCCAGGATGCGCACGGAGCGCAGCCGGTCGTACTCGACGCGGAACTCCAGCGGGCGGAAGGGCCGGAAGTAGCGGTTGAGGACGATTTCCTTCAGCGCGAGCTTGCCCAGGTCCTGGAACAGGTTGAGCCGCGCGGTGGGCAGCTGGAGCAGGTGGTCCAGGAGGTTCCGGAGCGCGTCCAGGTCCTCGCGCAGCACGAAGAGGCTCTCCGGGGCGGTCTGCTGGTCCAGCTCCTCCTCGATGAGCGCGCGGCGCACCCGGTCGTCGGCCAGCTGGGTCTCCACGTACTTGCGGAAGACCATCTTCTGGTCGCTGTCGGGGTCCTGCAGGTGGCGGGCGACGCGGATGGCGCGGTCCATGGCGTCGCGCACGTCCACCAGCTCCTCGTGGAAGTCGCGGGTGACGAGCGGCCGGTCCTTGGCGTCCACCACGGCGGTGAGGTTGAGGTAGCGCTCCACCGCGCGCAGCAGCATCTCGAACTCGAAGAGCAGCTCCTCGCGGCCATCCACCGGCACGCCGCGAAGCCAGCGCTCGCGCTCGGCGAGGAAACCCGCGCGCGACGCCTGCGAGGCCCGCATCAGGTCCGCGTAGAAGTCACGCGCGACGCGGAGGGTGGTGGGTCCGGAGGCGGGAGACGCGGGAGAGGTGGCCTGGCTCATGGCTCGCGGGGGTTCAGAAGAGGCTGCCCTGGGGAGTGGGCGGTGGCTGCTTCTTGAAATACTGGTAGGTGCGGTGCGTGGCCATCCGGCCCCGGGGCGTGCGTTGGAGGAAGCCCTCCTGCATGAGGAAGGGCTCGTACACGTCCTCAATCGTATCGCGTTGTTCGCCCACGCTGGCGGCGATGGTCTCCACCCCCACGGGGCCCCCACCGAACTTGTCCAGGATGGTGAGCAGAATCTTGCGGTCCATGGAGTCCAGACCACTGGCGTCCACGCCCAGCCGGTCCAGGGACTTTTTGGCCAGCTCCAGGGAGATGCGCCCGTTGCCCTCCACCTCCGCGAAGTCGCGCAGCCGGCGCAGGAGCCGGTTGACGATGCGGGGCGTGCCGCGCGAGCGCGTGGCCACCTCGCGCCCGGCGTCCTTGTCCAGGGGGATGCCGAGGATGCGCGCGGAGCGGTGGAGGATGAGCTCCAGCGCCTGGGCGTCGTAGTACTCCAGGCGCTCCTGAATCTGGAACCTGTCACGAAGCGGCGAGGTGAGCAGGCCCGTGCGCGTGGTGGCGCCGATGAGCGTGAAGGGCGGCAAATCAATCTTCATCGCCCGGGCGGCCGGCCCCGTGTCGATGGTGATGTCCAGCCGGAAGTCCTCCATCGCCGGGTAGAGGTACTCCTCCACGGCGGAGTTGAGGCGGTGGATTTCGTCGATGAAGAGGATGTCGCGCGCGTCCAGGCTGGTGAGCAGACCGGCCAGGTCGCCCTTGCGCTCGAGCGCGGGGCCGCTGGTGACGTGGATGCGGATGCCCGCGCCCAGCTCGTTGGCGATGATGTGCGCCAGCGACGTCTTGCCCAGGCCCGGGGGTCCAGAGAACAGGCAGTGGTCCAGCGCGTCGCCCCGGCTCTTGGCCGCCTGCACGTAGACCTTGAGCTTCTCGACGACGGAGCCCTGCCCCACGTACTCGTCGAACGAGCGCGGACGCAGGGAGGCCTCGAGCCGGACGTCCTCCGGGAGGACCTCTTCGGAGAGAGTGTCGGACTTCCTCGCCATGACCATGTGACCCTATACAGGAAGGCCGCGCGTGTCGCCCACATCCTCGGCGGAAGCCTCTGGGGACACCCCGGAGACCAGCCGACCGACGAGCGGGAGCCCGCCTCGGACGCCCGTCGACACGCGGGCCCGATTCGCTCGGAGTGAGACCGCCCGGAAGGAACGCCTGTGGACTGGAGGACGCTCGTGAGAAACACGTCCCAGGCGACTTGGCGGGACGGCCCGGGGGCGCGAGAACATGCCCTCACACATCGCCTTCCGGTCGCCAAGGTCATCGACCTCTCGCAGTCACGGTGAGCCCATGAGCCAGAGCCCCGCGTTCCGTCCCCTGCCCTTCCTCGCCGAGGCCCACGCCGAGACGCTGCCCGGCCCGCGCCTCCAGAAGCTGCGCCGCGCGGCGCTCCAGGCCCGCGAGCGCTTCGTCCAGGAGGGCCCGGTGGCGGCGGTGGCGACGTGTGAGCTCGTCACCTTCCCCTACCCGTCGCTGTTCGCCTTCAGCGGCGCGGCGAGCTCCCCCGCGCCCTACGTGATGATGACCCACCGCATGCAGGTGGTGCAGTTCGTGGACGCGAACGGCGAGCGGCGCACGCTCCTGTTCAACCCCTCCGACTACGAGCGGGGACAGGCGGCGCCCTTCTACCGCTCGCTGAGGGAGCGCTACGGCGCCTTCCTCTCCGACAAGGTCATGTCCACCCAGCACGGCACGGTGCAGAGCCACCTGGCCTCGCTGGGGCTGACGCCCGGGGACGTGGACTTCCTCGCCTTCGACCACCTGCACATCCAGGACCTGCGTGGGTGGCTGGGCGGTGACGGCCTGTCCGCGTACTTCCCGCGCGCGAAGCTGCTGGTGCAGCGCGCGGAGTGGGAGATGGTCAAGGACCTGCACCCCATGCAGTCGGTGTGGTTCGTCCCTGGCGGCGCGGACATCCCCGAGGAGCGCGTGGTGCTGCTGGACGGGGACACGTGGCTGGGCAAGGGCGCGGCCATCCTGAGCACGCCGGGGCACACGCGCGGCAACATGTCCCTGGCGGTGGCCACCTCGCGCGAGGTGTTCGTCACCAGCGAGAACGGCGTGGCCACGGAGAGCTACACGCCGCTGCTCTCCGCCATCCCCGGGGTGCGCCGCTTCGCCGAGCACATGGGCTGGGAGGTGGTGATCAACGGCAACAGCCGCGAGGACTCCCTGCTGCAGTACTCGTCCATGGTGGTGGAGAAGCTCTTCGCCGGGCCCTCCGCGGTGGAGGGCGCCTTCGTGAACTTCCACCCGTCGTCGCTGTTGACGTCCCACCTGCTGGCGCCAGGGCTGTCGCCCACCATCGTCCTGCCCGCGCCCAACTTCGGCGACGTGCGGCCCACGCCCGCGAGCCGCCGCGCCGCCTGAGGGCCTTCAGCAGCCCTTCGGGCCCTGGGGGTTCGCGCACGGCCCCGCGCCGTGGAGCGGCACCACCCAGAGCGCCTCGCCCACGGCGGCCTCGTTGGCGAGGAAGAACACGTCGCGGCCCGAGCGCACGAACGAGCGGGGGTTGGACGACGACGTGCCCGGGGCGATGTCCGTCAGCCGGCGCGTGTTCCACAGCCAGCCGTCGCTCTTCCACGCCTCGCGTCCATGCGCGGCGGTGGTCGCCGAGAAGAGCAGCCAGCCATCCTGCGCCACCAGCTGGCGAGGCTCGCTGCTCTCCGGCCCCCACTGGAGGTCCCAGACCATCCACGTACCCAGCGCCGTGCCGTCACTGCGCCACAGCTCGCGCCCGCGCCAGCCGTCCTCCGCCGCGAAGTACAGCACGCCGTCCATCGCGACCAGGTCCGAGGGCAGCGAGCCCTTCGGCCCCGGCCAGATGTCCTTCACCAGGCGCGTGCCCGCCGTCGTGCCGTCGCTGCGCCACAGCTCGCCGCCGTGCCGCGTGTCGCCCAGCTCGCCGGAGTTGCCGTCCGAGCCCGCGTGGAAGAGCACCACGCTGCCCAGCGCGGTGAACTCCGAGGGGGCCCCGCCGCTGAAGTCGCGCACCTTCGTCGCGGTGGCCGGACGCCCCGACACCGCCCACAGCTCCACGAGGCCCTCGCCCGTGTCGCGCACGAAGAAGAGCCGACGGTCCGCCGCCGTCAGCGCGTCGAACACGCCCAAGGCGGAGCGGTACACCTCGCGCGCCTCGCCGCCCGCCTCGACCACCCACAGCGCCGCGGCCTCGGCGTCGTAGGAGACCAGCGCGAGCCGCTCGCCCCAGGCGGTGAGCTGGAGCACGTCACTGCCGGGGACGAACGCGTGCACCCGCCGCGTGCCGGACGCGGTGCCGTCCGTGCGCCACAGCTCCTGGCCATTTCCCGGCGCCTCCGCGAGGAAGTAGACGTGCGTGCCCACGCGGGTGAGCGCGCGCGGCGCCGAGCCCCGCTCGCCCGGCCACACGTCCAGCACCCGCACCGTGCCCGCCTCCGTGCCGTCCGTGCGCCACAGCTCCGGCCCCTGCAGGCCGTCATCCGCCGCGAAGAGCACCCAGCGCCCCAGCGCCGTCAGGTAGCGCGGCACCGAGCCCTGCGCCCCCGCCCGGATGTCCTTCACCAGGCCCGCGCAGCCGCCGCCCCCCGGGCTGCTCCACAGCTCGCGCCCCTGCCCCGCCGAGTCCGCGCTGAAGAACAGCCGGTCCGCGCCGCGCACCAGCCACTCCGGCTTCGTGCCCGAGGGCATCACCCGCTCCGACGTGCAGGCCCGGCCCGCCGTCGCCATCCCGTCGGCCCGCGCGGCCTCCACCGCCGCCTCGCCCTCCGCGTCGACGCCTTCGACCGCCGGACCACACCCCACCGCGAGGAGCCCTCCCCAAAGAACGGACACGAGCACCGGGATGCCACGCCATGCCTTCATGTGAGCAACTCCTTGTCCTGCGTGAGGCCTTGGCCCCACCGCTGTGGCTGGAAAGTGTCACCAGTGGCGGAACTCGCTACTCACCGTGGGAACCGGGAGGCTCAGGGTGTCCGCCATGCTGCGACGTAGGCCAACAGGTGCCACGCGGAGGACACCGGGCCCGTCGGACCTCGGACCGTTTCGATTTCTCAGAGGAGAAACGGTTGTGCGGGCTGTCCGGGGAGGTCTGGAATTGGCCTCCCGACTACACCCAGGGACGAGGCTGTCCGGAAGACGTCAGCCGCCTGCCCGGAGGGACTTGAGGGCCTCGCGGAACAAATCTTGGAAGGAAGCGTCGGCGCCCAGCCGGCTGGTGGCGAGCTCCGCGGCCTTCTCCGCCTGCGGGGGCTTGTAGCCCAGGTTGAGGAGGGCGGAGACCAGGTCGGACTGGGTGGCGCTGGCCGGGGCGGGCGCGGTGCCTCGGGAGACCGCCTCCAGGTGGACGTTCTTCATCTTGTCCTTGAGCTCCAGCACCAGCCGCTCGGCGGTCTTCTTCCCGACGCCATGGATCTTGGCCAGCCGGGCCACCTCGCCGCGCGACAGGGCCGCCACCAGCTCCGGCACCTCCATGCCGGACAGCACGCCCAGCGCCATGCGGGGGCCCACGCGGGAGACGCCGTTGAGCAGCAGGAAGACGTCCTCCTCGGCCTTGGTGAGGAAGCCGAACAGCTCGAAGGCGTCCTCGCGCACCACGGTGCGGATGCGCACCTCCACCGGCTGCCCTTCCGGGGGGAGCTTGCCCAGCGTCAGGGTGGAGAGGTTCACCCGGTAGCCCACGCCCTGCACGTCGATGACGGCGTCCTCGGCGTCCTTCTCCAGCACCACGCCCCGCAACCGAGCAATCATCCCGCCTCCGGGCGCCGATAGGACGGCGCCAGCCTGTCCGCGAGCAGCGCCGCGGCGCCCTTGCGCTTCTTGGTGGTCGGGCCCGCCGTGGGGATGGCGGCGCGACCGTGATTGAGGTGGCACAGCGCCACGGCCAGGGCGTCGCTCGCGTCGGCGCGCCCCAGGTCCACCGCCTGCAGCCCCAGCAGCGTCTTCACCATGCGCGTCACGGCGTCCTTGCCGTCCGCGCCGCCCGCGCCCACCGACTTCTTCACCTTCGCCGGCGGGTACTCGAAGACGGGCAGCGACACCTGCGCCGCCGCCAGCAGCGCCACGCCGCGCGCGTGTCCCAGCACCAGCGCGCTGCGCGCGTTGCGGAAGGTGAACACGCCCTCCACGGCCACCGCCTCCGGACGGAAGTGCGCC
Encoded proteins:
- the ruvB gene encoding Holliday junction branch migration DNA helicase RuvB; the protein is MVMARKSDTLSEEVLPEDVRLEASLRPRSFDEYVGQGSVVEKLKVYVQAAKSRGDALDHCLFSGPPGLGKTSLAHIIANELGAGIRIHVTSGPALERKGDLAGLLTSLDARDILFIDEIHRLNSAVEEYLYPAMEDFRLDITIDTGPAARAMKIDLPPFTLIGATTRTGLLTSPLRDRFQIQERLEYYDAQALELILHRSARILGIPLDKDAGREVATRSRGTPRIVNRLLRRLRDFAEVEGNGRISLELAKKSLDRLGVDASGLDSMDRKILLTILDKFGGGPVGVETIAASVGEQRDTIEDVYEPFLMQEGFLQRTPRGRMATHRTYQYFKKQPPPTPQGSLF
- a CDS encoding MBL fold metallo-hydrolase is translated as MSQSPAFRPLPFLAEAHAETLPGPRLQKLRRAALQARERFVQEGPVAAVATCELVTFPYPSLFAFSGAASSPAPYVMMTHRMQVVQFVDANGERRTLLFNPSDYERGQAAPFYRSLRERYGAFLSDKVMSTQHGTVQSHLASLGLTPGDVDFLAFDHLHIQDLRGWLGGDGLSAYFPRAKLLVQRAEWEMVKDLHPMQSVWFVPGGADIPEERVVLLDGDTWLGKGAAILSTPGHTRGNMSLAVATSREVFVTSENGVATESYTPLLSAIPGVRRFAEHMGWEVVINGNSREDSLLQYSSMVVEKLFAGPSAVEGAFVNFHPSSLLTSHLLAPGLSPTIVLPAPNFGDVRPTPASRRAA
- a CDS encoding ELWxxDGT repeat protein, with the translated sequence MKAWRGIPVLVSVLWGGLLAVGCGPAVEGVDAEGEAAVEAARADGMATAGRACTSERVMPSGTKPEWLVRGADRLFFSADSAGQGRELWSSPGGGGCAGLVKDIRAGAQGSVPRYLTALGRWVLFAADDGLQGPELWRTDGTEAGTVRVLDVWPGERGSAPRALTRVGTHVYFLAEAPGNGQELWRTDGTASGTRRVHAFVPGSDVLQLTAWGERLALVSYDAEAAALWVVEAGGEAREVYRSALGVFDALTAADRRLFFVRDTGEGLVELWAVSGRPATATKVRDFSGGAPSEFTALGSVVLFHAGSDGNSGELGDTRHGGELWRSDGTTAGTRLVKDIWPGPKGSLPSDLVAMDGVLYFAAEDGWRGRELWRSDGTALGTWMVWDLQWGPESSEPRQLVAQDGWLLFSATTAAHGREAWKSDGWLWNTRRLTDIAPGTSSSNPRSFVRSGRDVFFLANEAAVGEALWVVPLHGAGPCANPQGPKGC
- the ruvA gene encoding Holliday junction branch migration protein RuvA, yielding MIARLRGVVLEKDAEDAVIDVQGVGYRVNLSTLTLGKLPPEGQPVEVRIRTVVREDAFELFGFLTKAEEDVFLLLNGVSRVGPRMALGVLSGMEVPELVAALSRGEVARLAKIHGVGKKTAERLVLELKDKMKNVHLEAVSRGTAPAPASATQSDLVSALLNLGYKPPQAEKAAELATSRLGADASFQDLFREALKSLRAGG
- the ruvC gene encoding crossover junction endodeoxyribonuclease RuvC, with amino-acid sequence MRVLGVDPGSRFMGYGVVEEKRGRLVHVGHGVIKVDEDAPLAFRLKELHAALGAQLAHFRPEAVAVEGVFTFRNARSALVLGHARGVALLAAAQVSLPVFEYPPAKVKKSVGAGGADGKDAVTRMVKTLLGLQAVDLGRADASDALAVALCHLNHGRAAIPTAGPTTKKRKGAAALLADRLAPSYRRPEAG